The genomic interval TAGAAATAAGGAACAACCATGCCACAATATCGCTCAAAAACCTCCACGTCTGGCCGCAATATGGCGGGTGCACGCGCACTTTGGCGTGCAACCGGTATGACAGATGAGGACTTTAACAAACCGATTATCGCGATTGCCAACTCGTTTACCCAGTTTGTACCCGGTCACGTACACCTAAAAGACTTGGGTCAGCTGGTTGCCCGCGAGATTGAAGCGGCAGGTGGTGTTGCCAAAGAATTTAACACCATTGCGGTGGATGATGGTATCGCCATGGGTCACTTGGGTATGCTCTATAGCTTGCCAAGCCGTGATTTAATTGCCGATAGCGTGGAGTATATGGTCAATGCCCACTGCGCCGACGCGCTAGTTTGTATCTCCAACTGCGACAAAATCACCCCTGGTATGCTGATGGCAGCGATGCGCCTCAATATCCCAACGATTTTTGTGTCGGGCGGCCCAATGGAAGCGGGCAAAGTATTGGCATCTACGTTAGGCGATGGACATACCACCCATGAAACCGTGATGAATGAATTGGGTGAAAAAATTCGCAAACTTGACCTAGTCGACGCCATGATTGATGCAGCAGATGACTTGATTAGTGACGAAGATGTGGCACAAACTGAGCGCTCTGCTTGCCCAACTTGTGGCTCATGCTCAGGTATGTTCACAGCCAACTCGATGAACTGTCTGACCGAAGCCTTAGGCTTGTCACTGCCTGGTAATGGCTCGTTACTTGCCACTCACGCCAAACGTAAAGATTTATTCTTAGAAGCAGGTCGCCGTATCGTGGCACTTGCCAAACGTTATTATGAGCAAGATGACGCCAGCGTATTGCCACGCTCAATTGCGACCAAAGCGGCATTTGAAAACGCCATGAGCCTTGATATCGCCATGGGCGGCTCAACCAACACGATTCTACATTTGCTTGCCGCTGCCCATGAAGCCCAAGTAGATTTTAAAATGGCGGATATTGACCGTCTAAGCCGTGGTGTGCCTTGTCTATCGAAAGTTGCCCCGGCGACGCAAAAATACCATATGGAAGACGTGCACCGCGCTGGGGGTGTGATGGCAATTTTAGCCGAGCTTGATCGCGCAAACCTACTGCAAACCGATGTCCCCACCGTTCATAGTGCTTCACTCAAAGCAGCGCTGAGCCAATGGGATATCATGAATCCTGATAATACCGAGGCACGTGAGCGTTATATTGCAGCCCCAGGTGGGGTACGCACCACGCAAGCCTTTAGCCAAAACAATGCGTGGTCGAATCTCGATGTCAACCGCGAATCTGGCTGTATCCGCAGCAAAGAATTTGCCTACTCGCAAGACGGTGGTTTGGCAGTATTGTTTGGTAATATCGCTGAACGTGGCTGTGTCGTCAAAACAGCGGGCGTGGATGATAGTATCCTAAAATTTACCGGTCGTGCCCGTGTTTTTGAGAGTCAAGATGACGCCGTGGCTGCCATTTTGGCAGACCAAATTGTCGCCGGTGATGTCGTGGTGATTCGCTATGAAGGTCCAAAAGGCGGTCCGGGTATGCAAGAGATGTTGTATCCGACCTCTTACTTAAAATCAAAAGGTCTGGGTAAAGCCTGTGCGCTACTCACCGATGGTCGTTTTTCAGGGGGTACGTCGGGTTTATCCATCGGTCATGTCAGCCCAGAAGCCGCTGAAGGTGGTACCATCGGTCTGGTCAATGAAGGCGATACCATCGAGATTGATATTCCTAATCGCTCGATTCATTTGGCGGTTGATTTTGCCGAACTAGAAAAACGCCGAGAAGCGATGGTAAGCCGTGGCAACCAAGCTTGGAAACCCGTCAATCGCGAGCGCCAAGTGTCAGCCGCCTTGCGGGCGTATGCAGCGATGACTACTAGCGCGGATACCGGCGCGGTGCGTGATGTCAGTCAAGTAGAGCGGTAATTTTTATTCCAAACGACATTACTATCAAAAAAATTGTCA from Moraxella osloensis carries:
- the ilvD gene encoding dihydroxy-acid dehydratase; protein product: MPQYRSKTSTSGRNMAGARALWRATGMTDEDFNKPIIAIANSFTQFVPGHVHLKDLGQLVAREIEAAGGVAKEFNTIAVDDGIAMGHLGMLYSLPSRDLIADSVEYMVNAHCADALVCISNCDKITPGMLMAAMRLNIPTIFVSGGPMEAGKVLASTLGDGHTTHETVMNELGEKIRKLDLVDAMIDAADDLISDEDVAQTERSACPTCGSCSGMFTANSMNCLTEALGLSLPGNGSLLATHAKRKDLFLEAGRRIVALAKRYYEQDDASVLPRSIATKAAFENAMSLDIAMGGSTNTILHLLAAAHEAQVDFKMADIDRLSRGVPCLSKVAPATQKYHMEDVHRAGGVMAILAELDRANLLQTDVPTVHSASLKAALSQWDIMNPDNTEARERYIAAPGGVRTTQAFSQNNAWSNLDVNRESGCIRSKEFAYSQDGGLAVLFGNIAERGCVVKTAGVDDSILKFTGRARVFESQDDAVAAILADQIVAGDVVVIRYEGPKGGPGMQEMLYPTSYLKSKGLGKACALLTDGRFSGGTSGLSIGHVSPEAAEGGTIGLVNEGDTIEIDIPNRSIHLAVDFAELEKRREAMVSRGNQAWKPVNRERQVSAALRAYAAMTTSADTGAVRDVSQVER